The following proteins are encoded in a genomic region of Pseudodesulfovibrio mercurii:
- a CDS encoding diguanylate cyclase: MDDTTLRGQLKKARQRIAELEADLEHAAEATCEDRYHLVFENAPGGMAIITEEGQILLSNAEAKRFLGLSEQDGDQNAETFYVNVNDRNRLLALLRDQQLIRNFPVPMRRLDGTPMWASLSARSIDYGGIRANLISFTDITEHREALRRLELDEIRFEKLYALSEMTQHSESDILDFALEAITEVTGSEIGYIYRLNEDESVLTLHAWSKGVMGQCTLKDVPEIYHLQDTGLWGEPVRLRRPVLTNDYPGLTDKRGYPEGHIPVRNHLGVPVFDEDRIVLLAGVGNKPGDFTEDDVRHMELIMNGTWRIVQRRRSRAELSAAHAELEEKVRRRTDRLQQVNRELAGLNLELMKKDSEREQARTELMRYQRIIETNPDLISLIDGDYRYVIVNQSYTRIFGLARESIVGQPVGILFGTQAFEEQFRPAIDRALEGETLTEATWLHLPDQGERYMSITYQPVKVEGDDTDYVSFEARDMTDLKRSEEDLKAIAERLDLATDAAHLGIWEWDLRTDDLLWDHKMFDLYQAEPMPSRELFDYWRSCIHPDDLAATEYQLARSIETKEPLYLEFRIVRPDGVTRHIRLEGLVQVDDKGMPIRLIGISMDVTEQRKMEDELRTLASTDPLTGASNRRQFMSRLSEEFERCKRYNTSLVLLSLDIDHFKRINDTFGHPAGDDVLKELVALCRSTLRTTDLFGRVGGEEFQAALTQTRIGAGENTAERLRRRVERCEVKTHGETITFTISIGVTALRPEDGSIEGLLKRADDALYQAKRNGRNRVMVL, translated from the coding sequence ATGGACGATACGACCCTGCGCGGGCAGCTCAAAAAGGCGCGACAACGCATCGCGGAGCTCGAAGCCGACCTTGAGCATGCCGCCGAGGCGACCTGCGAGGACCGTTACCACCTGGTCTTCGAGAATGCGCCCGGCGGCATGGCCATCATCACCGAGGAGGGACAAATCCTTCTGTCCAATGCCGAGGCCAAGCGGTTCCTCGGCCTGTCCGAGCAGGACGGCGACCAGAACGCCGAGACCTTCTACGTCAATGTCAACGACCGCAACCGCCTCCTGGCCCTGCTCCGGGATCAGCAGCTCATCCGCAATTTTCCCGTGCCCATGCGCCGACTGGACGGCACCCCCATGTGGGCCAGCCTGAGCGCCCGGTCCATCGACTACGGCGGCATCCGGGCCAACCTGATCTCCTTCACCGACATCACCGAACACCGCGAGGCCCTGCGCAGGCTGGAGCTGGACGAAATCCGCTTCGAAAAGCTCTACGCCCTGTCCGAGATGACCCAGCATTCGGAGAGCGACATCCTCGACTTCGCCCTGGAGGCCATCACCGAGGTGACCGGCAGCGAGATCGGCTACATCTACCGGCTGAACGAGGACGAGTCCGTGCTGACCCTGCACGCCTGGTCCAAGGGCGTCATGGGGCAGTGCACCCTGAAGGACGTGCCCGAGATCTATCACCTCCAGGACACCGGGCTGTGGGGCGAACCCGTCAGGCTGCGCAGGCCGGTGCTGACCAACGACTACCCCGGCCTGACGGACAAGCGGGGCTATCCCGAGGGACACATCCCGGTCCGCAACCACCTGGGCGTGCCTGTCTTCGACGAGGACCGCATCGTGCTCCTGGCCGGAGTGGGCAACAAGCCCGGCGACTTCACCGAGGACGACGTCCGGCACATGGAACTGATCATGAACGGCACCTGGCGCATCGTCCAGCGGCGCCGCTCCCGTGCGGAACTGAGCGCGGCCCACGCCGAACTCGAGGAAAAGGTCCGGCGGCGCACGGACCGGCTGCAACAGGTCAACCGCGAACTGGCCGGGCTGAACCTCGAACTGATGAAAAAGGACAGCGAGCGCGAACAGGCCCGCACCGAGCTGATGCGCTACCAGCGGATCATCGAGACCAACCCGGACCTCATCTCCCTCATCGACGGCGACTACCGCTACGTCATCGTCAACCAGTCCTACACGCGCATCTTCGGCCTTGCGCGGGAGTCCATCGTGGGCCAGCCCGTGGGCATCCTCTTCGGTACCCAGGCCTTCGAGGAGCAGTTCCGGCCCGCCATCGACCGGGCCCTCGAAGGCGAGACCCTGACCGAGGCCACCTGGCTGCACCTGCCCGACCAGGGCGAGCGGTACATGTCCATCACCTACCAGCCGGTCAAGGTGGAGGGCGACGACACGGACTACGTGTCCTTCGAGGCCCGGGACATGACCGACCTCAAGCGCAGCGAGGAGGACCTCAAGGCCATCGCCGAACGGCTGGACCTGGCCACGGACGCCGCCCACCTGGGCATCTGGGAGTGGGACCTGCGCACCGACGACCTGCTCTGGGACCACAAGATGTTCGACCTGTACCAGGCCGAGCCCATGCCCTCCCGGGAGCTCTTCGACTACTGGCGCAGCTGCATCCACCCGGACGACCTGGCCGCCACCGAGTACCAGCTGGCCCGGTCCATCGAGACCAAGGAGCCCCTGTACCTGGAATTCCGCATCGTCCGTCCGGACGGCGTCACTCGGCACATCCGCCTGGAGGGGCTGGTCCAGGTGGACGACAAGGGCATGCCCATCCGGCTCATCGGCATCAGCATGGACGTCACCGAGCAGCGCAAGATGGAGGACGAGCTGCGCACCCTGGCCTCCACCGACCCCCTGACCGGGGCGAGCAACCGCCGCCAGTTCATGTCCCGCCTGAGCGAGGAGTTCGAGCGCTGCAAGCGGTACAACACCTCCCTGGTCCTGCTCTCCCTGGACATCGACCACTTCAAGCGCATCAACGACACCTTCGGCCATCCGGCCGGGGACGACGTGCTCAAGGAACTGGTCGCCCTGTGCCGGTCCACCCTGCGCACCACCGACCTCTTCGGCCGGGTGGGCGGCGAGGAGTTCCAGGCCGCCCTGACACAGACCCGCATCGGCGCGGGCGAGAACACGGCCGAGCGGCTGCGCCGCCGCGTGGAGCGGTGCGAGGTCAAGACCCACGGCGAGACCATCACCTTCACCATCAGCATCGGCGTGACCGCCCTGCGCCCCGAGGACGGGTCAATCGAAGGGCTGCTCAAGCGGGCCGACGACGCCCTGTACCAGGCCAAGCGCAACGGCCGAAACCGGGTCATGGTGCTCTGA
- a CDS encoding TRAP transporter substrate-binding protein encodes MRKILLTLTALVLIAAGLASPARAESVRLTYSSFFPPTHIQSKLAQQWCDEVELRTGKAVIIDFYPGGTLSPAKQCYDGVVEGISDLGQSALAYSRGRFPVMAAVDLPMGYKNGVQATAVANAVYDKFSPAEFDDVVPMYFHAHGPGLLFTVDKPVHTLADLKGLKIRSTGNSAKLIEALGGTPVAQPMPAAYQSLQKGVVDGSIHPMESNKGWKLGEVVRHCTLSACVGYTTTFFIVMNKAKWNQISPENQEIIRQIDQEWSVKHGQAWDDSDAEGREFLTSKGGDFYELEPAEAARWVQAAQPVLDGYADGEGKSVDGKAVVEFIKEVMTKSP; translated from the coding sequence ATGCGTAAGATTTTGCTGACCCTGACGGCCCTGGTCCTCATCGCCGCCGGCCTGGCCTCCCCGGCCCGCGCCGAATCCGTGCGGCTGACCTATTCCAGCTTCTTCCCGCCCACCCACATCCAGTCCAAACTGGCCCAGCAGTGGTGCGACGAGGTGGAGCTGCGCACCGGCAAGGCGGTCATCATCGACTTCTACCCCGGCGGCACGCTCAGCCCGGCCAAACAGTGCTACGACGGCGTGGTCGAGGGCATCTCCGACCTCGGCCAGTCCGCCCTGGCCTACTCGCGCGGGCGCTTCCCGGTCATGGCCGCCGTGGACCTGCCCATGGGCTACAAGAACGGCGTCCAGGCCACGGCCGTGGCCAACGCGGTCTACGACAAGTTCTCGCCCGCCGAGTTCGACGACGTGGTGCCCATGTACTTCCACGCCCACGGGCCGGGCCTGCTCTTCACCGTGGACAAGCCGGTCCACACCCTGGCCGACCTCAAGGGCCTCAAGATCCGCTCCACCGGCAACTCGGCCAAGCTCATCGAGGCGCTGGGCGGCACCCCGGTGGCCCAGCCCATGCCCGCAGCCTACCAGTCCCTGCAAAAGGGCGTGGTGGACGGCTCCATCCATCCCATGGAGTCCAACAAGGGATGGAAGCTCGGCGAGGTGGTCAGGCACTGCACCCTGTCCGCCTGCGTGGGCTACACCACCACCTTCTTCATCGTCATGAACAAGGCCAAGTGGAACCAGATCTCCCCGGAAAACCAAGAGATCATCCGCCAGATCGACCAGGAGTGGTCGGTCAAGCACGGCCAGGCCTGGGACGACTCGGACGCCGAGGGACGCGAGTTCCTGACCTCCAAGGGCGGCGACTTCTATGAACTCGAACCCGCCGAGGCCGCCCGCTGGGTGCAGGCCGCCCAGCCGGTCCTGGACGGCTACGCCGACGGCGAGGGCAAGTCCGTCGACGGCAAGGCCGTGGTCGAGTTCATCAAGGAGGTCATGACCAAAAGTCCGTAG
- a CDS encoding FAD-dependent oxidoreductase, giving the protein MSLFKKDDHDWFLPEDVRKQLTETFKALKEPVSLELFAQSGVNDEFSDYTAKFCADLARLDDRITFARYDIPSDRAQALGVTASPTLCLNPDDYHIRFLGAPLGEEGKTFITAIMLVSLRTSGLSEASLSLLDPLDTERLVQVFVSPSCPYCPGQAMHAIKSAIARPGLVKAECVEMNENRELTEHYNVGSVPHTVFNRGEHDGLGLMPEERFVVEMVHLRSAEDLLKEGKLPGVEGKQTATGYGTIEPGAVDLVIIGAGPAGLTAGIYAVRAGLKAVVLEKSIVGGQVALTPVVENYPGFTAVPGKQLMDIMSEHARQYVPVHEGEGVESITVGDPAKDEPITVTTARGEYPAKAVILATGASYRKLGVPGEETYFGRGVNYCASCDGYLYKGKTVAIVGGGNTALTDALHLKNLGVDVTLIHRRDQFRAQKPLIDSVEREGIPVLWNTVVEAIEGDGRKVTALKLRNLMTRAETELPLDGVFMAIGQKAATELAKAMGVELTTEGYVKAGPDKRTNVPRVYACGDLTGGLQQIVTAIGEGSVAAMSAFEDISHPYWKK; this is encoded by the coding sequence ATGTCCCTGTTCAAGAAAGACGACCACGACTGGTTCCTGCCCGAAGACGTCCGCAAGCAGCTGACCGAGACCTTCAAGGCCCTCAAGGAGCCGGTCTCCCTCGAACTCTTCGCCCAATCCGGGGTCAACGACGAATTTTCCGACTACACCGCCAAATTTTGCGCCGACCTGGCCAGACTCGACGACAGGATCACCTTCGCCCGATACGACATCCCGTCCGACCGCGCCCAGGCCCTGGGCGTGACCGCCTCACCCACCCTGTGCCTCAACCCGGACGACTACCACATCCGCTTCCTGGGGGCGCCGCTGGGCGAGGAGGGCAAGACCTTCATCACCGCCATCATGCTCGTTTCCCTGCGCACCAGCGGGTTGTCCGAGGCATCCCTTTCCCTGCTCGACCCCCTGGACACGGAGCGCCTGGTCCAGGTCTTCGTCTCGCCGTCCTGTCCCTATTGTCCGGGCCAGGCCATGCACGCCATCAAGTCCGCCATCGCCCGGCCCGGCCTGGTCAAGGCCGAGTGCGTGGAGATGAACGAGAACCGCGAGCTGACCGAGCACTACAACGTGGGCTCGGTGCCGCACACCGTCTTCAACCGGGGCGAGCACGACGGCCTGGGCCTCATGCCCGAGGAGCGCTTCGTGGTCGAGATGGTCCACCTCAGGTCCGCCGAGGACCTGCTCAAGGAGGGCAAGCTGCCCGGAGTGGAGGGCAAGCAGACCGCCACGGGCTACGGGACCATCGAGCCGGGCGCCGTGGACCTGGTCATCATCGGCGCGGGCCCGGCCGGGCTGACTGCGGGCATCTACGCCGTGCGCGCCGGACTCAAGGCCGTGGTCCTGGAGAAGTCCATCGTCGGCGGCCAGGTGGCCCTGACCCCGGTGGTCGAGAACTACCCCGGCTTCACCGCCGTGCCCGGCAAGCAGCTCATGGACATCATGAGCGAGCATGCCCGCCAGTACGTGCCCGTGCACGAGGGCGAGGGCGTGGAGTCCATCACCGTGGGCGACCCGGCCAAGGACGAGCCCATCACCGTGACCACCGCCCGGGGCGAGTACCCGGCCAAGGCGGTCATCCTGGCCACGGGCGCGAGCTACCGCAAGCTCGGCGTGCCCGGCGAGGAGACCTATTTCGGGCGCGGGGTCAACTACTGCGCCTCCTGCGACGGCTACCTGTACAAGGGCAAAACCGTGGCCATCGTGGGCGGCGGCAACACCGCCCTGACCGACGCCCTGCACCTCAAGAACCTCGGCGTGGACGTGACCCTCATCCACCGCCGCGACCAGTTCCGCGCCCAGAAGCCGCTCATCGACTCCGTGGAGCGCGAGGGGATTCCGGTCCTGTGGAACACCGTGGTCGAGGCGATCGAGGGCGACGGGAGGAAGGTCACCGCCCTCAAGTTGCGCAACCTCATGACCCGGGCCGAGACCGAACTGCCCCTGGACGGCGTGTTCATGGCCATCGGCCAGAAGGCCGCCACCGAGCTGGCCAAGGCCATGGGCGTGGAGCTGACCACCGAGGGCTACGTCAAGGCCGGCCCGGACAAGCGCACCAACGTGCCGCGCGTCTACGCCTGCGGCGACCTGACCGGCGGCCTGCAACAGATCGTCACCGCCATCGGCGAAGGCTCCGTGGCCGCCATGTCCGCCTTCGAGGACATCTCCCACCCGTACTGGAAGAAATAG
- a CDS encoding TRAP transporter small permease, with protein sequence MEEVKGPLLITEKIMRIIAAISLVGMAAMTGADVFLRGAFNTPIFGCEEIVAILGVIAVGFALPYAHYQKSHIGVEILVRRLPRRVREPLELLTTLATLFLVGIITWRMFLYAGTLAESGEVSMNLELPEYYVVYVLAFGFFVYALCLLADVVKFFRKRGA encoded by the coding sequence ATGGAAGAAGTCAAGGGACCGCTGCTCATCACCGAGAAGATCATGCGCATCATCGCCGCGATCTCCCTGGTGGGCATGGCGGCCATGACCGGCGCGGACGTGTTCCTGCGCGGCGCGTTCAACACCCCCATCTTCGGCTGCGAGGAGATCGTGGCCATCCTCGGCGTCATCGCGGTGGGCTTCGCCCTGCCCTACGCCCACTACCAGAAAAGCCACATCGGCGTGGAGATCCTGGTCCGCCGCCTGCCCCGGCGGGTCCGCGAGCCCCTCGAACTGCTGACCACCCTGGCCACCCTGTTCCTGGTGGGAATCATCACCTGGCGCATGTTCCTGTACGCCGGAACCCTGGCCGAGTCGGGCGAGGTCTCCATGAACCTGGAGCTGCCCGAATACTACGTGGTCTACGTCCTGGCCTTCGGCTTCTTCGTCTACGCCCTCTGCCTGCTCGCGGACGTGGTCAAATTCTTCAGGAAACGGGGGGCCTAG
- a CDS encoding TRAP transporter substrate-binding protein: MKKLLTTVLAVGLLCIGLSGQARAEVKLTYSNFFPPTNHQSQLAEAWCKEVEKRTGGKVVIEYYPGGTLSKAAQCYDGVVEGISDIGLSCLAYSRGRFPVMAAVDLPLGYKDAAQATATANAVYEHFKPEELADVEPMYFNGHGPGLLFTVSKPIKTLTDMQGEKIRATGNSAKLVAALGGTPVAKPMSENYQLLQKGVVDGSMHPIESNRSFKLGEVCKFGTDDFSVAYTTVFFIVMNKDKWAAIDPESQKIIREINREWAGRHAAAWDAADADGRQFFLDQGGEIVELSAEESAAWAKAAQPVLDNYVTELNDKGLDGKTVLAFTQSTLQ; encoded by the coding sequence ATGAAAAAACTTTTAACCACGGTCCTGGCCGTGGGCCTGCTCTGCATCGGGCTGTCCGGCCAGGCGCGTGCCGAGGTCAAGCTGACCTACTCCAACTTTTTCCCGCCCACCAACCACCAGTCCCAGCTGGCCGAGGCGTGGTGCAAGGAAGTCGAGAAGCGCACCGGCGGCAAGGTGGTCATCGAATACTATCCCGGCGGCACCCTGTCCAAGGCCGCCCAGTGCTATGACGGCGTGGTCGAGGGCATCTCCGACATCGGCCTGTCCTGCCTGGCCTACTCGCGCGGGCGCTTCCCGGTCATGGCCGCCGTGGACCTGCCGCTCGGCTACAAGGACGCGGCCCAGGCCACGGCAACGGCCAACGCGGTTTACGAGCACTTCAAGCCCGAAGAGCTGGCCGACGTGGAGCCCATGTACTTCAACGGCCACGGCCCGGGCCTGCTGTTCACCGTGAGCAAGCCCATCAAGACGCTTACGGACATGCAGGGCGAGAAGATCCGGGCCACGGGCAACTCGGCCAAGCTGGTCGCGGCCCTGGGCGGCACCCCGGTGGCCAAGCCCATGTCCGAGAACTACCAGCTGCTGCAAAAGGGCGTGGTGGACGGCTCCATGCACCCCATCGAGTCCAACCGCTCCTTCAAGCTCGGCGAGGTCTGCAAGTTCGGCACGGACGACTTTTCCGTGGCCTACACCACGGTCTTCTTCATCGTCATGAACAAGGATAAGTGGGCCGCCATCGACCCCGAGTCGCAGAAGATCATCCGCGAGATCAACCGGGAGTGGGCGGGCAGACACGCCGCCGCCTGGGACGCGGCCGACGCGGACGGGCGGCAGTTCTTCCTGGACCAGGGCGGCGAGATCGTCGAACTGAGCGCCGAGGAATCGGCGGCCTGGGCCAAGGCGGCCCAACCCGTGCTGGACAACTACGTGACCGAACTGAACGACAAGGGCCTCGACGGCAAGACCGTACTGGCCTTCACCCAGTCCACCCTGCAATAA
- a CDS encoding multiheme c-type cytochrome, protein MYRRVTFTLAATLAVIALTALAAGAQNFPKVRELRMDRATPPQGTACIECHKQETPGIFADWAMSRHAAAGITCLDCHQAQPGEQDISVSHEKYYSMGNLPMGEKQYFVPVASAVTPKDCSRCHPDEAKQYSVSKHANTLEIIWKLDPWLNGGMNSDNERKTGCFYCHGTVLSMKDGSLDPDTWPNVGVGRLNMDGSLGSCTSCHTRHRFSVMEARKPETCGQCHLGPDHPQIEIFNESKHGDIYQAFKQEYNFDSAPGAWTPGVDYRAPTCAACHMSGSGDVATTHDVTERISWETQAPLTVRPSEFKPLPAATDWKVERDKMKNICGQCHGQSWIDDFYTQLDTSVKEYNEVYYAPARKTMDELYEKGLLDKTKYFDEHLEVEFYELWHHEGRRARMGTAMMAPDYAWWHGFYECKHRYNRFMEEARHLIETNTKAYRYPDFPNATGDTTRPAQIFGKK, encoded by the coding sequence ATGTATCGCAGAGTGACGTTCACCCTGGCCGCGACGCTGGCCGTCATCGCCCTGACCGCGCTCGCGGCGGGCGCGCAGAATTTCCCCAAGGTCCGCGAGCTGCGCATGGACCGGGCCACACCGCCCCAGGGCACGGCCTGCATCGAGTGCCACAAACAGGAGACCCCCGGCATCTTCGCCGACTGGGCCATGAGCCGCCACGCGGCCGCGGGCATCACCTGCCTGGACTGCCACCAGGCCCAGCCCGGCGAGCAGGACATCAGCGTGTCCCATGAGAAGTACTACTCCATGGGCAACCTGCCCATGGGCGAGAAGCAGTACTTCGTGCCCGTGGCCTCGGCGGTCACGCCCAAGGACTGCTCCCGCTGCCACCCGGACGAGGCCAAACAGTACTCGGTCAGCAAGCACGCCAACACGCTGGAGATCATCTGGAAGCTCGACCCGTGGCTCAACGGCGGCATGAACTCGGACAACGAGCGCAAGACCGGCTGCTTCTACTGCCACGGCACGGTGCTGTCCATGAAGGACGGCAGCCTCGATCCCGACACCTGGCCCAACGTGGGCGTCGGCCGCCTGAACATGGACGGCTCCCTCGGCTCGTGCACCAGCTGCCACACCCGGCACCGCTTCTCGGTCATGGAGGCGCGCAAGCCCGAGACCTGCGGCCAGTGCCACCTCGGCCCGGACCACCCGCAGATCGAGATCTTCAACGAATCCAAGCACGGCGACATCTACCAGGCCTTCAAGCAGGAATACAACTTCGACTCGGCCCCCGGCGCCTGGACCCCGGGCGTGGACTACCGCGCCCCGACCTGCGCCGCCTGCCACATGTCCGGCTCGGGCGACGTGGCCACCACCCACGACGTGACCGAACGGATATCCTGGGAGACCCAGGCCCCGCTGACGGTCCGCCCGTCCGAGTTCAAGCCGCTGCCCGCGGCCACGGACTGGAAGGTGGAGCGCGACAAGATGAAGAACATCTGCGGCCAGTGCCACGGCCAGTCCTGGATCGACGACTTCTACACCCAGCTCGACACCTCGGTGAAGGAGTACAACGAGGTCTACTACGCGCCCGCGCGCAAGACCATGGACGAACTGTACGAGAAGGGGCTGCTCGACAAGACCAAGTACTTCGACGAGCACCTGGAGGTGGAGTTCTACGAGCTGTGGCACCACGAGGGACGCCGGGCGCGCATGGGCACGGCCATGATGGCCCCGGACTACGCCTGGTGGCACGGCTTCTATGAGTGCAAGCACCGCTACAACCGGTTCATGGAGGAGGCCCGCCACCTCATCGAGACCAACACCAAGGCCTACCGCTACCCCGACTTCCCCAACGCCACCGGCGATACCACCCGCCCGGCGCAGATCTTCGGGAAGAAGTAG
- a CDS encoding TetR/AcrR family transcriptional regulator, giving the protein MATRQQEKSQQTMQELMASAIELFGTKGFANTSVAEITEHAGYAKGSFYRHWNSKDELFLQIVEQKFKQYRATRHDRVQKAADLEAAMHIIWDFLETIVADRNWSAIFLEFTIHAATNENLRRLLNKSDYRLSDRVFADLVRNHVTSDFPPEKIGALNTALFEGFLIHRALGTETLTLGEVREAAIALAVKNGTRRD; this is encoded by the coding sequence ATGGCGACCAGACAGCAGGAAAAATCCCAGCAGACCATGCAGGAGCTCATGGCTTCGGCCATCGAGCTGTTCGGCACCAAGGGGTTCGCCAACACCTCGGTGGCCGAGATCACCGAGCACGCGGGCTACGCCAAGGGCAGCTTCTACCGCCACTGGAACTCCAAGGACGAGCTCTTCCTCCAGATCGTGGAGCAGAAGTTCAAGCAGTACCGGGCCACCCGCCACGACCGGGTGCAGAAGGCCGCCGACCTCGAAGCGGCCATGCACATCATCTGGGACTTCCTGGAGACCATCGTGGCGGACCGCAACTGGTCGGCCATCTTCCTGGAGTTCACCATCCACGCGGCCACCAACGAAAACCTGCGCAGGCTCCTGAACAAGTCCGACTACCGCCTGTCCGACCGGGTCTTCGCCGACCTGGTCCGCAACCACGTGACATCCGACTTCCCCCCCGAGAAGATCGGAGCCCTGAACACCGCCCTGTTCGAGGGCTTCCTCATCCACCGCGCACTCGGCACCGAGACCCTGACCCTCGGCGAGGTGCGCGAGGCGGCCATCGCCCTGGCCGTCAAGAACGGCACCAGGCGGGACTGA
- a CDS encoding TRAP transporter large permease, with protein sequence MDPTTAGVIGICIMVFLFMTRMPVAFVMMLVGFVGFSLLTSWRGGLNLMSRNIYDAFASYELSTIPLFILMGQIAFNCGISRRLYQTAYRFLGSTRGGLAMATVSACTAFGAVCGSSPATAATMSTVGIPEMKRYGYANSLAAASVASGGGLGMIMPPSVVLIIYGVLTEQSIGALFVSGILPAILLTFLFIVGIYIQCRINPALGPKGDSFTWAEKLSSLANLIDTLLIFALVIGGLFWGLFTPTEAASIGVIGVLVLALVKRQLTWQAFVNSLYETLRTSCMVLVLIAGAVVFGKFLAVTRIPFDIAEWVSAFDMPPFAIMGTIILIYFIGGCFMDSLALIMLTIPVFYPVVTNMGFDPIWFGVIIVLVTEMGVITPPVGINVYVVYGMCRKIAPDVTLEDVFKGILPFMLSIIVGIGLLFIFPQIILFLPRLMY encoded by the coding sequence ATGGATCCGACCACCGCCGGGGTCATCGGCATCTGCATCATGGTCTTCCTGTTCATGACCAGGATGCCCGTGGCCTTCGTCATGATGCTCGTGGGGTTCGTGGGCTTCTCCCTGCTGACCTCCTGGAGGGGCGGGCTCAACCTCATGAGCCGGAACATCTACGACGCCTTCGCCTCCTACGAGCTTTCGACCATCCCGCTGTTCATCCTCATGGGCCAGATCGCCTTCAACTGCGGCATCTCGCGGCGGCTCTACCAGACCGCCTACCGCTTCCTGGGCAGCACCAGGGGCGGGCTGGCCATGGCCACGGTCTCGGCCTGCACCGCCTTCGGCGCGGTCTGCGGGTCCAGCCCGGCCACGGCCGCGACCATGTCCACGGTGGGCATCCCGGAGATGAAGCGCTACGGCTACGCCAACTCCCTGGCCGCCGCCTCGGTGGCCTCGGGCGGCGGACTGGGCATGATCATGCCGCCCTCGGTGGTCCTGATCATCTACGGCGTGCTGACCGAGCAGTCCATCGGGGCGCTGTTCGTCTCGGGCATCCTGCCGGCCATCCTGCTGACCTTCCTGTTCATCGTCGGCATCTACATCCAGTGCCGGATCAACCCGGCCCTGGGACCCAAGGGCGACTCCTTCACCTGGGCCGAAAAGCTCTCGTCCCTGGCCAACCTGATCGACACCCTGCTGATCTTCGCCCTGGTCATCGGCGGCCTGTTCTGGGGGCTGTTCACCCCCACCGAGGCCGCCTCCATCGGCGTCATCGGCGTGCTCGTCCTGGCTTTGGTCAAACGCCAGCTGACCTGGCAGGCCTTCGTCAACTCGCTGTACGAGACCCTGCGCACCTCATGCATGGTATTGGTGCTTATCGCGGGCGCGGTGGTCTTCGGCAAGTTCCTGGCCGTGACGCGCATCCCCTTCGACATCGCCGAGTGGGTCTCCGCCTTCGACATGCCGCCCTTCGCCATCATGGGCACGATCATCCTGATCTACTTCATCGGCGGCTGCTTCATGGACTCCCTGGCCCTGATCATGCTGACCATCCCGGTCTTCTACCCGGTGGTCACGAACATGGGCTTCGACCCCATCTGGTTCGGCGTCATCATCGTGCTCGTCACCGAGATGGGCGTGATCACCCCGCCGGTGGGCATCAACGTCTACGTGGTCTACGGCATGTGCCGCAAGATCGCCCCGGACGTGACGCTCGAGGACGTGTTCAAGGGCATCCTGCCGTTCATGCTCTCGATCATCGTGGGCATCGGCCTGCTGTTCATCTTCCCGCAGATCATCCTGTTCCTGCCCAGGCTGATGTACTGA